The region TCGGACTTGCAGCATAGCCTGCCCCGATACTTCATGCTCAAGGACCGCATCAGCGGATCGGCCGAACAGGCCCACCGCCTCATCGGGCGGCTCAAGAAGCACTACCAGGCGAAGGGACGGATCGACCTGACCGACGGCTTGAAGGTCGACTTCCCGGATCATTGGATCCACGTCCGGCCGTCCAACACCGAGCCTATCATCCGCGTCCTGGCCGAAGCCAGGACGCGGGCCAAAGCCGCGGCCGCCCTGGACGCCTTGAAAGACGCCATCGCGGCCGCCCTCAAGTCAGCCTGAGCGTCGCGCGAGCCGAAGGCGCCCGGGCCTAGAAAGGAGTTTGCCCATGCCTCGAACCAAGACGACCAAGACCGCCGGGAAGGCCAAAGCCGGGCCCAAAGCCAAGAGCCGGGCGCCGCGCGGAACCAAGCGCGCCGCGGCCGCCAACCCCGTCGGCCGCCCCCCCGCCGCATTCACCCTGATCCGGGCCGGCGCCGTTCTGACGCCGGGAGCCTCGATCCCCGACGGCGCCGTCCTGGCCCGCGGCAAGCGCATCGTGGCGGTCGGTTCCTATAAAAAGATGGGCGCGCTGGTGCGCCGCCTCCATAACCGATCGCGGCGATTCGTCCTGGAAGTCCACGACCGGCGCGGCCTGATCGCGGTTCCGGGATTCATCGACGTCCACCAGCACGGCGGCGGAGGGGCCGATTACATGGACGCCGGGACCGATGCGGTCCGGACCATCCTTCGGACCCACGCCCGGGAGGGCACAACCTCGGTCCTCCCGACCTTGATGACAGCCTCAAAGAAGGCCGTTGAAAAGGCCGCCCGGACGATCGACCAGGTTCGCCGGGAATCCAGGCGCGGCCGTGACAAGATCGCGGCGGGCGCGCTGCCGGAGATCCTCGGCCTCCACCTGGAAGGCCCGCACATCGCGGCCGAGAAACGAGGCGCCCAGCCCCTGGCGAACATCCGCCGCTTCGATCCCGATGCGATCCGGGCCCTGGGCAAGGCCATCAAGACCCCCATCCGCATCGTCACCCTGGCGCCCGAGCTCAAAGGCGCGGAAACCTTCATTCGGTTTCTCGGCGGCCGCGGCATCATCGCCTCGGCCGGCCATTCGGCCGCGACCTTCGAAGAGGCGCTGCGAGGATTCGAGGCCGGCGTCCGCCACGGCACCCATCTTTACAACGCTATGAGCGGGTTCGGCCACCGTGAGCCGGGATTGGCGGGCGCCCTGCTGCTGAACGACGAGGCTTCGGTCGAGCTGATCGCCGACGGGCACCACCTCCACCCGGGCACGATCTTTCTAACCCTGGCGGCCAAGCCGCCGGACAAAGTTCTTCTTGTCACCGACGCAACCCGGCCGGCGGGCATCGACAAGGCGCCCCTGCGAACCAAAGAAGGGAAGCTCTTCGGAAGCACGTTGACCCTTCTTCAAGCCGTCCGCAACGTCATCCGCTGGA is a window of Candidatus Aminicenantes bacterium DNA encoding:
- the nagA gene encoding N-acetylglucosamine-6-phosphate deacetylase, translating into MPRTKTTKTAGKAKAGPKAKSRAPRGTKRAAAANPVGRPPAAFTLIRAGAVLTPGASIPDGAVLARGKRIVAVGSYKKMGALVRRLHNRSRRFVLEVHDRRGLIAVPGFIDVHQHGGGGADYMDAGTDAVRTILRTHAREGTTSVLPTLMTASKKAVEKAARTIDQVRRESRRGRDKIAAGALPEILGLHLEGPHIAAEKRGAQPLANIRRFDPDAIRALGKAIKTPIRIVTLAPELKGAETFIRFLGGRGIIASAGHSAATFEEALRGFEAGVRHGTHLYNAMSGFGHREPGLAGALLLNDEASVELIADGHHLHPGTIFLTLAAKPPDKVLLVTDATRPAGIDKAPLRTKEGKLFGSTLTLLQAVRNVIRWSGWPLADVLPLVTTNPARLLGLEKKKGALAKGCDADVVLLDSALRVHDVFVGGKAVFPVESRRKGKAAPAKIRKI